The nucleotide window TATTGTCATCAACTACACCAACAGCATAAATCATATCTTTAACTGTCCAATTCTCACAAGTTCTGCAAGCGTTTTTTATCATCGGACTATCTGCAAAAAGTTTTGCTTTTGGATAACTGCTATTCAAGGCAAGCGAAGAATCATTCGACTCTATTTTCTTAACTTCTATTGCATCTCCACCTCGCAACATTGAATCAGGTGGATTGTTTTGATTTCCTAAATAACTAAAAACTTCGGACAACTTTTGATTTCTTATATTTTCATCTGATTCATTTACTGTTCCAGCAAAAATATCTTTAATATATTCTTCTAAAGCCTCACCCATATTATTGGCACGATTATGACTTTCTGAATACTTCCTTAATTCAAATTTAGGATTCTCGACTAATTGAATT belongs to Oscillospiraceae bacterium and includes:
- a CDS encoding NgoPII family restriction endonuclease — protein: MSNIINAIIQLVENPKFELRKYSESHNRANNMGEALEEYIKDIFAGTVNESDENIRNQKLSEVFSYLGNQNNPPDSMLRGGDAIEVKKIESNDSSLALNSSYPKAKLFADSPMIKNACRTCENWTVKDMIYAVGVVDDN